From a region of the Oryza sativa Japonica Group chromosome 6, ASM3414082v1 genome:
- the LOC9270914 gene encoding exocyst complex component SEC15B: MRQKQPGDVPMSAAASEADLAQLSIAITAGEDLGPLVRRVFTCRCPEPLLASLWAAARDRETEIEELCRAHFHDFICAIDNLRSLLADADALKGSLSGSHAVLLSFAALLLASLESFLVARGFAGNLSSALASSRRRVRLLVLANRANAHLQGGNHNLYLALRAVPLTATSPSAPPHPPPHE; this comes from the exons ATGCGGCAGAAGCAGCCTGGTGATGTGccgatgtcggcggcggcgtcggaggccGACCTCGCCCAGCTCTCCATCGCCATCACCGCCGGGGAGGACCTGGGCCCGTTAGTGCGGCGCGTGTTCACGTGCAGGTGCCCCGAGCCACTACTCGCCTCGCTCTGGGCCGCGGCGCGGGACCGGGAGACCGAGATCGAGGAGCTCTGCCGCGCGCACTTCCACGACTTCATCTGCGCCATTGACAACCTCCgctccctcctcgccgacgccgatgcGCTCAAGGGCTCCCTCTCGGGCTCCCACGCTGTGCTCCTCTCCTTCGCCGCGCTGCTGCTCGCCTCGCTCGAGTCCTTCCTCGTTGCACGTGGGTTCGCCGGGAACCTCTcctccgcgctcgcctcctcccgccgccgcgtccgcctgcTGGTGCTCGCCAACCGCGCCAACGCGCACCTGCAGGGCGGCAACCACAACCTGTACCTCGCCCTGCGCGCCGTGCCATTGACCGCGACCTCACCTTCAGCCCCTCCCCACCCTCCGCCACATG AGTGA
- the LOC4341173 gene encoding uncharacterized protein, giving the protein MDKQLGFLEFTGTNPRNAEKWTTVSPPVSQPMACSSQLDVLAQDSMHNPLSRGIKRKWVDLSLGLGNSSSSSDSSKQSMGTCCTMSSAKDRDDGSSVDLDMNFQFNLYNEGTSKLDSYDCNGKKVLEKPVDLELSLNFGPCESAVTNVDFSAATKQQAVFLQSCNMSSVPTVDEGSTSARWKSGGKLLPYLYQSRNNTGHFSSKELPGSSNQSQDLAPLPKMIQTPQSPVTSTSGVVSFQQRCNSTKICSQPGCAKGARGSSGRCIAHGGGRRCQREGCKKGAEGKTIFCKAHGGGRRCEHLGCTKSAEGRTDFCIAHGGGRRCSRDGCRKAARGKSGLCIKHGGGKRCQKLNCTKSAEGQSGFCIAHGGGRRCKHDGCTKGAQGSTNFCKAHGGGKRCTHPNCSKGAEGSTALCKAHGGGKRCSAEGCPKSVHGGTEFCVAHGGGKRCVVPGCTKSARGRTDCCVRHGGGKRCQFTGCSKSAQGSTDFCKAHGGGKRCLWGQSGSGLGDGSGTCERFARGKKGLCVAHNALVEDSRVRGGQTVGTIALPGSTGADSDVSHGTLPGNSFNFGETFAANTKQALHHVQSPVPEGRVHGGNIAAMLANSMDYQKQLNFSTGASTSDRNWL; this is encoded by the coding sequence ATGGATAAACAGCTTGGATTCTTGGAATTTACTGGCACGAATCCAAGAAATGCTGAAAAATGGACCACCGTTAGTCCACCAGTCAGCCAACCAATGGCTTGTTCTTCACAACTTGATGTGCTTGCCCAAGATAGCATGCACAATCCTTTGTCAAGAGGGATCAAGCGGAAGTGGGTTGACTTGTCATTGGGTTTAGGTAACTCCTCAAGCTCATCAGACTCGAGCAAGCAGAGCATGGGAACATGCTGCACCATGTCTTCAGCAAAGGACAGGGACGATGGTTCATCTGTTGATTTGGACATGAATTTTCAGTTTAATCTGTATAATGAAGGCACTTCAAAACTGGATAGTTATGATTGTAATGGCAAGAAAGTTTTGGAGAAGCCTGTGGATCTCGAGTTATCTTTGAATTTTGGACCCTGTGAATCTGCTGTGACGAATGTGGACTTCTCTGCAGCAACCAAACAACAGGCCGTATTTCTGCAATCATGCAATATGTCCTCAGTGCCTACAGTGGACGAAGGATCAACATCTGCTCGCTGGAAATCTGGTGGTAAGCTACTTCCTTATCTGTATCAGTCCAGGAACAACACTGGTCATTTTTCAAGTAAAGAGTTACCAGGTAGCTCCAACCAGTCTCAAGATCTTGCCCCACTGCCAAAAATGATACAAACGCCACAAAGTCCAGTAACCAGTACTTCTGGTGTTGTCAGCTTTCAACAACGCTGCAACAGCACAAAAATCTGTTCACAACCAGGATGTGCAAAAGGTGCTAGAGGTTCTTCAGGGCGCTGCATTGCACATGGTGGGGGTAGAAGGTGCCAGAGAGAAGGTTGCAAGAAAGGAGCCGAGGGAAAAACTATCTTCTGTAAAGCACATGGAGGTGGCAGACGCTGCGAGCACCTTGGATGCACAAAGAGCGCTGAAGGCCGCACAGATTTCTGCATAGCCCATGGAGGTGGCCGCCGTTGTAGCCGTGATGGGTGTAGAAAGGCAGCAAGAGGAAAATCTGGCCTTTGTATTAAGCATGGTGGGGGGAAGAGATGCCAAAAACTGAACTGCACAAAGAGTGCAGAGGGCCAATCAGGCTTTTGCATCGCTCATGGTGGTGGCCGTCGCTGCAAACATGATGGTTGCACAAAGGGAGCTCAGGGCAGCACTAATTTCTGCAAAGCTCATGGAGGTGGGAAGAGATGCACACATCCGAATTGCAGCAAGGGTGCTGAGGGAAGCACTGCTCTCTGCAAGGCCCATGGAGGAGGGAAACGCTGTTCAGCTGAAGGGTGCCCTAAGAGTGTCCATGGTGGCACTGAGTTCTGCGTTGCCCATGGAGGCGGAAAGCGATGTGTGGTACCAGGATGCACCAAGAGTGCAAGGGGACGGACTGACTGCTGTGTCCGTCATGGCGGTGGTAAGCGGTGCCAGTTTACCGGCTGCAGCAAGAGTGCACAGGGGAGTACAGACTTTTGCAAGGCACATGGGGGAGGTAAACGCTGCTTATGGGGCCAATCAGGGTCTGGCCTTGGAGACGGCAGCGGTACTTGTGAGCGCTTTGCAAGGGGTAAGAAAGGCCTGTGCGTTGCACACAATGCGCTGGTGGAAGATAGTCgagtccgtggtggtcagacaGTTGGAACTATTGCCCTGCCTGGTTCTACTGGTGCTGATTCTGATGTTAGTCATGGGACCCTTCCTGGAAACTCTTTCAACTTTGGTGAGACATTTGCCGCTAACACCAAGCAGGCTCTTCATCATGTTCAATCACCTGTTCCAGAAGGCAGGGTGCATGGTGGCAACATTGCGGCTATGCTTGCTAACAGTATGGATTATCAGAAGCAATTGAACTTTAGCACCGGGGCTAGCACCTCTGATCGCAACTGGCTGTAA